Proteins encoded by one window of uncultured Draconibacterium sp.:
- a CDS encoding IS110 family transposase has translation MNPVEEFPRIIERGCGLDVHKDTVVASIKGKDIVERTETFGTFTEELEKLIGFLQNEGVSHIAMESTGVYWKPVYYVLEEYFEILLVNARHVKNVPGQKTDKMDSEWIAKLLLSGLLKGSFVPRQGIRELRVLHRHRRKLIHQRTAEKNRLQNILEDANIKLGSVVSDVFGKTGTAIVLAIASGEKDPGKLSELAKGSLVRKKAELKKALYGRITEHHIFMLQLILASMEHINNQIDCIEKRIDKYLNSMRNDVELLLTIPGVSVQIAAGILAEIGNDMVFFPSAKHLASWAGVCPGNNESAGKKYSSKITHGNKYLKTTLVEAAWAASHSKDCLMAAKHKTIAARRGSKKANMAIGHKILTAAYFVLRDKTPYLLSSQNKAIEEQRRLKRIQRLERQLADLKSVYQN, from the coding sequence ATGAATCCTGTCGAAGAATTCCCAAGAATCATTGAGCGAGGTTGTGGCCTTGATGTTCATAAGGACACAGTAGTCGCCAGCATCAAAGGTAAAGATATTGTTGAACGAACTGAAACTTTTGGCACATTTACCGAAGAACTTGAAAAGCTGATTGGTTTTCTCCAGAATGAAGGAGTAAGCCATATTGCGATGGAGAGCACAGGAGTTTATTGGAAACCTGTTTACTATGTACTTGAAGAATATTTTGAGATTTTACTGGTCAATGCCAGGCATGTAAAAAATGTTCCGGGGCAAAAAACGGATAAAATGGACAGTGAATGGATTGCCAAACTTCTGTTGAGTGGCTTGCTTAAAGGAAGTTTTGTTCCACGTCAAGGCATAAGAGAACTTCGGGTTTTGCACCGCCACCGAAGAAAACTGATACATCAGCGTACTGCTGAAAAGAACCGTTTGCAGAACATCCTTGAAGATGCCAACATCAAGCTAGGCAGCGTAGTTAGTGATGTTTTTGGCAAAACAGGAACAGCAATTGTTTTGGCAATCGCATCGGGAGAAAAAGACCCGGGGAAATTATCAGAACTGGCAAAAGGATCTTTGGTCAGAAAAAAAGCCGAACTAAAGAAGGCTTTATACGGAAGGATTACCGAACATCATATTTTTATGCTTCAACTGATTCTTGCATCAATGGAACATATCAATAATCAAATTGACTGCATTGAAAAAAGAATTGACAAATATCTTAACTCCATGAGAAATGATGTTGAATTATTACTTACTATTCCAGGAGTGTCGGTACAAATAGCTGCTGGGATACTTGCTGAAATTGGAAATGACATGGTATTCTTTCCGTCAGCGAAACATCTTGCCTCATGGGCAGGCGTGTGTCCAGGAAATAACGAAAGTGCCGGTAAAAAATATTCTTCAAAAATAACACATGGCAACAAATACCTGAAAACAACCCTGGTTGAAGCTGCATGGGCAGCATCACATTCTAAAGATTGTTTAATGGCTGCAAAACATAAGACAATTGCCGCACGTAGAGGAAGTAAGAAAGCAAATATGGCAATAGGACATAAGATCCTGACGGCTGCTTACTTTGTTCTAAGGGACAAAACGCCTTACTTATTAAGTAGCCAGAACAAGGCAATTGAAGAACAAAGAAGATTAAAAAGAATACAACGGTTAGAAAGACAATTAGCAGATTTAAAAAGCGTCTATCAAAATTAA
- a CDS encoding M1 family metallopeptidase — protein MSDKRLILFLFVFSINIHLYAQNHYSRFESIDVQHYKFEIHLNDSTNQIEGIATISIKFLQARNDITLDLVGNSDESGMLVHSVKMDGYGLDFIQGNNKLEIHLNEKVQAGDEVSLTINYSGIPADGLVISENKYGQRTFFGDNWPDRAKNWLPCVDHPSDKATLEFLVYAPEHYEVVANGMHVEKKQLANNIEFTHWKENVPISTKLMVIGAADFAVGNEQEFQGIPVSSWVFEENEKQGFKNYKYGTEALEYFSELIGPYSYEKLAHVQSKTRYGGMENASCIFYHENTAISDRSQESLFAHEVAHQWFGNSVTEQNWHHVWLSEGFATYLTNVYMQHFYGDEQFKEGLKYDRERIIAYSKHNLAPIIDTTVTEYIRLLNTNSYQKAAWFLHMLREKLGDDVFFEGLQKYYHEYQNSTALTKDFQHTMEFVSGINLKKFFNQWLYTAGHPVLNYQWSKSENQINVVIKQIQSDFLYNFPIDIKLLYKNLNPEIKTYRINKRETSISIPVKDDVEALLLDPNTKLLFELD, from the coding sequence ATGAGCGACAAACGATTAATTCTCTTCCTGTTTGTTTTCAGTATAAACATTCATTTGTATGCTCAAAACCACTATTCACGGTTTGAAAGCATCGATGTACAGCACTACAAATTTGAGATCCATTTGAATGACTCCACAAACCAAATTGAAGGCATTGCTACAATTTCAATTAAGTTTCTTCAAGCAAGGAATGATATCACACTCGATTTAGTAGGAAATTCTGACGAAAGCGGAATGCTTGTTCATTCAGTTAAAATGGATGGTTACGGACTTGACTTTATTCAGGGAAACAATAAGCTTGAGATTCATTTAAACGAAAAAGTACAAGCTGGCGACGAGGTTAGTTTAACAATCAACTATTCCGGTATTCCTGCCGATGGCCTGGTAATTTCCGAAAACAAATATGGGCAACGTACATTTTTTGGCGACAATTGGCCCGATCGGGCGAAAAACTGGCTCCCATGTGTTGATCATCCTTCGGATAAGGCAACGCTGGAGTTCCTGGTTTATGCACCCGAACATTACGAAGTTGTTGCAAACGGAATGCACGTGGAAAAGAAACAATTGGCCAACAACATAGAATTTACACATTGGAAAGAAAATGTGCCCATTTCTACAAAGTTAATGGTAATTGGCGCGGCCGATTTTGCGGTTGGAAACGAGCAGGAATTTCAGGGGATTCCGGTAAGTTCGTGGGTATTTGAAGAAAATGAAAAGCAGGGTTTTAAAAATTATAAATACGGAACGGAAGCGCTGGAATATTTTTCGGAATTAATTGGCCCTTATTCATACGAAAAACTGGCGCATGTGCAATCAAAAACACGCTATGGTGGCATGGAAAATGCCAGTTGTATTTTTTATCACGAGAATACTGCTATAAGCGATCGCAGTCAGGAAAGTTTGTTTGCACACGAGGTAGCTCATCAATGGTTTGGAAATTCTGTCACCGAACAAAACTGGCACCATGTTTGGCTAAGCGAAGGATTTGCCACGTATCTTACAAATGTTTACATGCAGCATTTTTATGGCGATGAACAATTTAAAGAAGGACTGAAATACGACCGCGAACGAATAATCGCCTATTCAAAACACAACCTTGCACCGATAATTGACACAACTGTTACTGAATACATTCGTTTGCTTAATACAAATTCCTACCAAAAAGCTGCCTGGTTCTTGCATATGTTACGCGAAAAACTTGGTGATGACGTATTTTTCGAAGGATTGCAGAAATATTACCACGAATATCAAAATTCAACAGCATTAACAAAAGACTTTCAACATACTATGGAGTTTGTTTCTGGTATTAACTTAAAGAAGTTCTTTAATCAGTGGTTGTATACTGCTGGCCATCCTGTATTAAATTACCAATGGAGCAAAAGTGAAAATCAGATTAATGTCGTCATAAAACAAATTCAATCAGACTTTCTATACAATTTTCCAATTGATATAAAACTTTTATATAAAAACCTAAATCCAGAGATCAAAACATACAGAATCAACAAAAGAGAAACTTCAATTTCAATTCCAGTAAAAGACGACGTTGAAGCACTTCTACTTGATCCAAATACAAAACTCCTTTTTGAACTGGATTAA
- the infC gene encoding translation initiation factor IF-3 — protein MKRRGPRRKFQPRREQEPQHRINHKIRVPQVRLVGDNIEEQGIYPLREALKLADEMELDLVEISPKADPPVCKIIDYSKFLYQQKKKQKEMKAKTTKVVVKEIRFGPQTDEHDFQFKLKHAEKFLQDGAKVKAFVFFKGRSILFKDQGEILLLRLATELEELGTVEQMPKLEGKRMTMFISPKKK, from the coding sequence ATTAAAAGAAGAGGTCCGAGAAGAAAGTTTCAGCCACGAAGAGAGCAGGAACCTCAACACCGGATAAATCACAAGATCAGGGTGCCACAGGTACGTTTAGTGGGAGATAATATCGAAGAACAAGGTATTTACCCATTACGTGAGGCATTAAAACTAGCAGACGAGATGGAACTGGATTTGGTAGAAATTTCACCAAAAGCCGATCCGCCGGTTTGTAAGATTATTGATTACTCTAAGTTTCTTTATCAGCAGAAAAAGAAACAAAAAGAGATGAAGGCAAAAACCACAAAAGTTGTGGTAAAAGAAATACGTTTCGGTCCGCAAACTGATGAGCATGATTTCCAGTTTAAACTGAAACATGCTGAAAAATTCCTTCAGGACGGAGCAAAAGTAAAAGCATTTGTTTTCTTTAAAGGACGTTCGATCTTGTTTAAAGACCAGGGCGAAATTCTATTGCTAAGACTGGCAACAGAACTGGAAGAACTGGGAACAGTAGAACAAATGCCAAAACTGGAAGGAAAGAGAATGACAATGTTTATTTCACCTAAAAAGAAATAA
- a CDS encoding chorismate mutase, translating to MEFRDPEKCSSLEEIRQEIDKIDDHIILLFAERHKYVEAIVRFKNDKDAIIAQERKDAVIKHRRDLAESKGLNADVFEQIYTLLVESNINHEMELLKFKNSKNV from the coding sequence ATGGAATTTAGAGATCCGGAGAAATGTAGTTCTCTGGAAGAAATACGACAGGAGATTGACAAAATTGATGACCACATAATTTTGCTTTTTGCTGAAAGGCATAAATATGTTGAGGCAATCGTTCGGTTTAAAAACGACAAAGATGCCATTATTGCACAGGAACGCAAAGATGCAGTAATAAAACACCGCCGAGACCTGGCTGAATCAAAAGGTTTAAATGCCGATGTTTTTGAGCAAATCTACACCCTTTTGGTAGAAAGCAATATTAATCATGAAATGGAATTGTTAAAATTTAAAAACAGCAAAAATGTATAA
- a CDS encoding DUF2891 domain-containing protein, with product MKLQITLFLLFMTGLLSAQTSQLKFDEKKAEYLYHFAYECIDQEYPNKTGHVLGDDSYLEPPRVMHPAFYGCFDWHSSVHGHWTLVKVLTEFPDFEYRDEIISKLQKNITAENILQEIAYFDDEHNSTYERTYGWAWLLKLDEALREWDDPVALELQANLSPLVDLLANKFSEFLDKLVYPIRIGEHSNIAFGMSFAYDWAKKYDTDLAMKIESKAREYYATDCDCPLTWEPGGFDFLSPCLQEASIMLKVLPEKDFRKWLKTFLPKFEKHPEKYLEIAIVTDRSDGKLAHLDGLNFSRAWCLFEMGHALNNQKFIDLADAHFNYSYDKMDSGEYAGAHWLASFATYALIKSRKLTTN from the coding sequence ATGAAATTACAGATTACTCTATTCCTGCTATTTATGACCGGCCTTCTTTCGGCTCAAACTTCTCAACTCAAATTCGATGAAAAAAAAGCCGAATACCTGTATCATTTTGCCTACGAATGCATTGATCAGGAATACCCAAATAAAACCGGCCACGTACTCGGTGACGATAGTTATCTTGAACCGCCACGTGTTATGCACCCCGCATTTTACGGATGTTTCGACTGGCACTCGTCGGTTCACGGGCATTGGACATTAGTAAAAGTACTAACTGAATTTCCTGATTTTGAATACCGCGATGAGATCATTTCCAAACTACAGAAAAATATTACTGCCGAAAATATCTTGCAGGAAATTGCCTATTTCGATGATGAACACAACAGCACCTACGAACGTACTTACGGTTGGGCCTGGCTTTTAAAACTGGATGAAGCTTTGCGCGAATGGGATGATCCTGTAGCATTGGAATTGCAGGCAAATCTTTCGCCGCTGGTTGATTTACTGGCAAATAAATTCAGTGAATTCCTCGACAAATTAGTCTATCCCATCCGAATTGGCGAACACAGCAACATTGCATTCGGAATGTCGTTTGCTTACGATTGGGCAAAAAAATACGATACCGATTTGGCCATGAAAATTGAGAGCAAAGCACGAGAATATTATGCTACCGATTGTGATTGTCCACTTACCTGGGAACCGGGTGGTTTTGATTTTCTCTCGCCATGCCTGCAGGAAGCGTCGATAATGTTAAAAGTATTACCCGAAAAGGATTTCAGAAAATGGCTAAAAACCTTTCTGCCAAAATTTGAGAAACATCCTGAAAAGTATCTGGAAATCGCAATTGTAACAGACCGAAGTGATGGTAAACTGGCACACCTCGACGGGCTGAACTTCAGTCGTGCCTGGTGTTTATTTGAAATGGGACATGCTTTAAACAATCAAAAATTTATTGATTTGGCAGATGCACATTTTAATTACAGCTACGACAAAATGGATTCGGGCGAATACGCCGGAGCACATTGGCTGGCATCTTTCGCCACCTATGCTTTAATAAAAAGCCGGAAGCTGACGACTAATTAG
- the rpmI gene encoding 50S ribosomal protein L35, whose protein sequence is MPKMKTNSGAKKRFRLTGSGKIKRKHAYKSHILTKKSTKRKRNLTYWTTIDKTNESNVKLLLCMK, encoded by the coding sequence ATGCCAAAAATGAAAACGAATTCCGGTGCTAAAAAGCGTTTTAGATTAACCGGAAGTGGTAAAATTAAAAGGAAGCACGCCTACAAAAGTCACATTTTGACTAAAAAAAGTACAAAACGTAAGCGTAATTTGACTTATTGGACAACTATCGATAAGACAAACGAAAGCAACGTAAAACTTTTGTTGTGCATGAAGTAA
- a CDS encoding S9 family peptidase, whose amino-acid sequence MKKLLILLVTSLALLSGQALQAQKITLEDIFEKGTFRAQSVYGLRSMNDGVHYTTMEAQKRIVKYSYKTGDEVETLFDIAKIDDAPISSFSAYEFSDDETKILLTTERKSIYRRSYTAEYYVWNSVTEELTELSDKGPQQLATFSPDGNYVAYVRDNNIFIKNLKFGSTHQATKDGKFNEIINGAPDWVYEEEFGYNKAFWWSPDSKFLAYVRFDEREVPEFSMPMYAGATPTLEDNKLYPGEYTFKYPKAGETNSTVEVYSYEVKTKIGIKVDIGEKTDIYIPRLKWTPDANELVVMRLNRHQNQIDILYANPYTGDTRNFLTEKNDRYIAENFLDAFTYLEDGSFVVQSERDGWSHLYLYDKQGFEITQLTEGDFDVTDFYGYDPAKELYYYQAAAESPLRREVYYISQDKKEKGKLSTLEGTNSAVFSKNFKYFISYYSSAKVPNYITLHDNKDGEQIRFLQDNTVLKNTVKNMSIPQKEFFTFTTSEGVELNGWMLKPNNFDASEKYPVFMTQYSGPNSQSVRDSWGGVGWNEYLAQEGFLVVCVDPRGTGARGEDFRKVTYMQLGKYESDDQVEAAKYLTTLPYVDAKNISIFGWSYGGFMTLLTMEKGGDLFKAGISVAPVTSWRFYDTVYTERFMRTPEENTEGYDDNSPLSHAGDIKGHLLIVHGTADDNVHAQNTFEMTEKMVQAGVQFDMAMYTNRNHGIRGGNTSMHLYTKMTNFLKDVLMEK is encoded by the coding sequence ATGAAGAAACTGCTTATTTTACTGGTCACATCTCTGGCTTTACTTTCAGGACAAGCGTTACAGGCGCAAAAGATTACACTGGAAGACATTTTTGAGAAAGGAACATTTCGTGCACAATCAGTATACGGACTTCGTTCGATGAACGACGGTGTTCATTACACAACAATGGAAGCACAGAAAAGAATTGTAAAATACAGTTATAAAACCGGCGATGAAGTTGAAACTCTTTTTGACATTGCTAAAATTGACGATGCTCCCATTTCGTCTTTTTCAGCTTACGAATTTAGCGACGACGAAACAAAAATACTGCTGACAACCGAGCGTAAATCAATTTATCGCCGTTCGTATACTGCTGAATATTATGTATGGAATTCAGTAACCGAAGAATTAACAGAACTTTCGGATAAAGGGCCACAGCAGCTGGCAACTTTCTCTCCTGATGGCAATTATGTTGCTTATGTTCGCGACAACAACATTTTTATTAAAAACCTGAAGTTTGGAAGCACACACCAGGCTACAAAAGACGGTAAGTTTAACGAAATTATTAATGGCGCTCCTGATTGGGTTTACGAAGAAGAGTTTGGCTACAACAAAGCATTTTGGTGGTCGCCCGACAGTAAGTTTTTAGCTTACGTTAGATTTGATGAAAGAGAAGTACCCGAATTTTCAATGCCAATGTATGCAGGAGCTACACCAACACTCGAAGACAACAAATTGTATCCGGGAGAATACACGTTTAAATATCCTAAAGCAGGTGAAACGAATTCAACTGTAGAGGTTTATTCTTACGAGGTAAAAACCAAAATTGGAATAAAAGTAGATATTGGCGAAAAAACCGATATTTATATTCCACGACTCAAATGGACACCTGATGCCAACGAGCTTGTTGTTATGCGTTTAAACCGACACCAAAATCAAATCGATATTTTATATGCCAATCCGTACACCGGCGACACGCGTAATTTTCTAACAGAAAAGAATGATCGCTACATTGCTGAAAATTTTCTGGATGCATTCACCTATCTTGAAGATGGAAGTTTTGTTGTGCAAAGCGAACGCGATGGTTGGTCGCATTTGTATTTATACGATAAACAAGGTTTTGAAATTACACAACTTACCGAAGGAGATTTTGATGTTACCGACTTTTATGGTTACGATCCTGCTAAAGAGCTTTATTACTATCAGGCTGCAGCTGAATCGCCACTGCGCAGAGAAGTGTATTATATCAGTCAGGACAAAAAAGAGAAAGGTAAATTATCTACACTGGAAGGAACTAACAGTGCTGTTTTTAGCAAAAACTTTAAATACTTTATTAGTTACTACAGCAGTGCAAAAGTGCCGAATTACATTACGCTGCACGACAATAAAGATGGTGAACAGATTCGTTTTCTGCAGGACAATACCGTTTTAAAAAATACGGTAAAGAACATGAGCATTCCTCAAAAAGAGTTCTTCACATTTACTACCTCTGAAGGAGTGGAACTAAATGGCTGGATGCTGAAACCAAACAATTTTGATGCATCTGAAAAATACCCGGTTTTTATGACACAGTACAGTGGCCCAAATTCGCAAAGTGTTAGAGACTCGTGGGGAGGCGTAGGTTGGAACGAATATCTTGCGCAAGAAGGCTTTTTGGTAGTTTGTGTCGACCCGCGTGGTACCGGTGCACGTGGCGAAGATTTTAGAAAAGTTACGTACATGCAACTGGGAAAATACGAATCTGACGACCAGGTTGAAGCAGCAAAATACCTTACTACCCTGCCGTACGTTGATGCTAAAAACATCTCCATATTCGGATGGAGTTATGGCGGTTTTATGACGCTGCTAACCATGGAAAAAGGCGGCGATCTTTTTAAAGCCGGAATTTCAGTGGCACCAGTTACAAGCTGGCGTTTCTACGATACGGTTTACACCGAACGTTTCATGCGCACGCCAGAGGAAAATACTGAAGGTTACGATGATAACTCGCCGCTTTCTCACGCAGGAGATATTAAAGGACATTTACTGATTGTGCACGGAACTGCCGACGATAATGTACATGCTCAAAATACCTTTGAAATGACAGAAAAAATGGTTCAGGCAGGTGTACAATTCGACATGGCCATGTATACCAACCGTAATCATGGCATCAGAGGAGGAAATACAAGTATGCACCTTTATACAAAAATGACAAACTTCCTTAAGGATGTTTTAATGGAAAAATAG
- a CDS encoding aldolase catalytic domain-containing protein, with product MYKADIKVMDCTVRDGGLMNKWQFSDDFVRGVYKGCVEAGVDYMEIGYKSSESAFSRDEVGPWKFCDDKDLRRVVGDNDTNLKLSAMADIGRIAPEDIPPANESLIDMMRVACYCHQVDKAIWLAEHCMDKGYEVTINLMAVSKVNEADLDEALADLAKSRVPIIYVVDSFGSLYCESIERLVKKYAAAMPDKELGIHAHNNMQLAMSNTVTSLINGVTMLDATLLGMGRGAGNCPIEILIAFLKNPKYRLLPLLEAIQTFVKPWQEKIDWGYHIPYLITGAMNEHPRSAMKWMDSDQKDDFVSFMKEMHDYELLE from the coding sequence ATGTATAAAGCAGACATAAAAGTAATGGATTGTACAGTCCGCGACGGAGGGCTGATGAACAAGTGGCAGTTTAGCGACGACTTTGTGCGTGGCGTTTATAAAGGCTGTGTTGAAGCCGGCGTTGATTACATGGAAATTGGCTACAAAAGTAGCGAATCAGCTTTTTCGAGAGATGAAGTTGGACCATGGAAATTCTGCGACGACAAAGACCTTCGCCGTGTAGTTGGAGACAACGATACAAACCTAAAACTTTCGGCAATGGCCGACATTGGCCGTATTGCTCCGGAAGATATTCCACCGGCAAACGAAAGTTTGATTGATATGATGCGCGTAGCTTGCTACTGCCACCAGGTTGATAAAGCTATCTGGCTTGCCGAACATTGTATGGATAAAGGTTACGAGGTTACAATTAACCTCATGGCTGTTTCGAAAGTAAACGAAGCTGATTTAGACGAAGCTCTTGCTGACCTTGCCAAATCGCGCGTACCAATTATTTATGTTGTTGACAGTTTTGGCAGCTTATATTGTGAAAGTATTGAGCGGTTGGTAAAAAAATATGCAGCCGCAATGCCCGATAAAGAATTGGGTATTCATGCGCATAACAACATGCAGTTAGCTATGTCGAACACTGTTACTTCGCTGATAAATGGTGTTACCATGCTTGACGCCACTCTACTTGGAATGGGACGCGGTGCCGGAAACTGCCCGATTGAGATATTGATCGCATTTCTTAAAAACCCAAAATACAGGCTACTCCCCTTGCTTGAAGCCATTCAAACATTTGTAAAACCATGGCAGGAGAAAATTGACTGGGGGTACCACATTCCGTACCTGATTACCGGAGCAATGAACGAACACCCGCGAAGTGCAATGAAATGGATGGATTCAGATCAAAAAGATGATTTTGTTTCGTTTATGAAAGAAATGCATGACTATGAACTTTTAGAATAG
- the thrS gene encoding threonine--tRNA ligase: MIKITLPDSSVREFAEPVSGLEIAKSISNRLAKDVLSISVDGEVWDLSRKIDHDANIKLHTWDDREGKETFWHSSAHLMAEAIEAYYPGTKFGIGPTVDTGFYYDIDLPDGKVLSEKDLQKIEQKMLELARQKNDIVRSDISKEEALSMFTEKDDELKQELISELEDGTITLYNQGNFTDLCRGPHLPNTSYIKAIKLTAIAGAYWRGDEKNKMLTRVYGVTFPKAKMLTEYLEMVEEAKKRDHRKIGKEMQLFTFSESVGQGLPLWLPKGAQLREQLENFLKKVQKKYGYEQVMTPHIGDVKLYKTSGHYQKYGQDSFQPITTPAEGEEYLLKPMNCPHHCEIYKAWPRSYKDLPVRMAEFGTVYRYEQSGELHGLTRVRSFTQDDAHIFCRPDQLKDEFKKVIDIIFIIFKALNFENYTAQISLRDPEKPEKYIGSPENWDKAEQAIVEACEEKGLNTVTELGEAAFYGPKLDFMIKDALGRSWQLGTIQVDYNLPERFELEYIGADDNRHRPVMIHRAPFGSMERFVAVLIEHTAGKFPLWLTPEQVVVLPISEKYNDYAKKVSEFLNISDIRTVVDDRNEKIGRKIRDNELKRIPYLLIVGEKEAESDSVAVRRQGEGDKGTMAMEEFAEFINKEVRDQLSGLYN; this comes from the coding sequence ATGATAAAAATTACACTTCCTGATAGCAGTGTGCGCGAGTTTGCAGAGCCTGTTAGTGGTTTAGAGATTGCAAAATCAATCTCGAACCGCCTGGCAAAGGATGTGCTGTCGATTTCGGTTGATGGCGAAGTTTGGGATTTATCGCGGAAAATAGACCACGATGCCAACATTAAACTGCACACGTGGGACGACAGAGAAGGGAAAGAGACTTTTTGGCATTCATCAGCTCACCTGATGGCTGAAGCCATTGAGGCTTATTACCCTGGTACTAAATTTGGTATCGGTCCAACTGTTGATACAGGATTTTATTATGATATCGATCTTCCTGACGGGAAAGTACTGTCGGAAAAAGACCTTCAAAAAATCGAGCAAAAAATGTTGGAGCTGGCGCGTCAGAAAAACGACATTGTTCGTTCTGATATTTCGAAAGAAGAAGCTTTGTCTATGTTCACCGAGAAGGATGATGAGCTAAAGCAGGAGTTGATTAGCGAACTGGAAGATGGAACGATTACGCTTTACAATCAGGGAAATTTTACTGATTTGTGTCGTGGACCACACTTGCCAAACACCAGCTACATTAAGGCAATTAAGTTAACAGCAATTGCCGGTGCTTACTGGCGTGGCGACGAAAAAAATAAAATGCTTACCCGTGTTTACGGTGTTACTTTTCCGAAAGCGAAAATGCTTACTGAATACCTTGAAATGGTTGAAGAAGCTAAAAAACGCGACCACCGTAAAATCGGTAAGGAAATGCAATTGTTTACTTTCTCGGAGTCAGTAGGACAAGGACTTCCGTTGTGGTTGCCAAAAGGTGCACAATTGCGCGAGCAGCTCGAGAATTTCCTGAAGAAAGTACAAAAGAAATACGGTTACGAGCAGGTAATGACACCACATATTGGTGATGTGAAGTTGTACAAAACTTCGGGTCACTACCAAAAATATGGTCAGGATTCGTTTCAGCCAATAACCACACCTGCAGAAGGAGAGGAGTATTTGTTGAAACCGATGAACTGTCCGCACCACTGCGAAATTTACAAAGCGTGGCCACGTTCGTATAAAGATTTGCCGGTGAGAATGGCCGAGTTTGGTACAGTTTACCGTTATGAACAAAGTGGCGAGTTGCACGGTTTAACTCGTGTACGCAGTTTTACACAGGACGATGCACACATTTTCTGTCGCCCGGATCAATTGAAAGATGAGTTTAAGAAGGTAATCGATATTATTTTCATCATTTTTAAAGCATTGAATTTTGAAAATTACACAGCTCAGATTTCATTACGCGATCCGGAAAAACCAGAAAAGTACATCGGATCTCCTGAAAACTGGGACAAGGCAGAGCAGGCGATTGTTGAAGCTTGCGAAGAAAAAGGATTAAATACTGTAACCGAATTGGGAGAAGCAGCATTCTATGGTCCAAAGTTGGATTTCATGATTAAAGATGCTTTGGGACGTAGCTGGCAGTTAGGTACCATTCAGGTAGATTACAACCTTCCGGAACGTTTCGAGTTGGAATATATAGGTGCCGATGATAACCGTCACCGCCCGGTAATGATCCACCGCGCACCGTTTGGATCGATGGAACGTTTTGTGGCTGTGTTGATTGAACACACTGCCGGTAAATTCCCATTATGGCTTACACCAGAGCAAGTGGTAGTATTACCTATCAGTGAAAAGTATAACGATTATGCTAAAAAAGTTTCAGAATTTCTAAATATTTCCGATATTCGCACCGTTGTTGACGATCGTAACGAGAAGATTGGTAGGAAGATACGAGACAACGAATTAAAACGAATTCCTTATCTGTTGATTGTTGGAGAGAAAGAAGCAGAGTCGGATTCAGTTGCTGTGCGCCGACAGGGCGAAGGCGACAAAGGAACAATGGCAATGGAGGAATTCGCTGAATTTATTAATAAAGAAGTAAGAGATCAATTATCAGGATTGTATAACTAA
- the rplT gene encoding 50S ribosomal protein L20, whose protein sequence is MPRSVNHVASRARRKKLLKKTRGYFGARSNVWTVAKNTWEKGQQFAYRDRKAKKRTFRALWIQRINAAARLEGMSYSQFMGLLKKNDIEINRKVLADLAMNQPEAFKAIVEKVK, encoded by the coding sequence ATGCCAAGAAGTGTAAATCATGTAGCATCACGTGCCCGGAGAAAGAAATTACTGAAAAAAACTAGAGGTTATTTCGGAGCGCGTAGTAACGTTTGGACGGTTGCAAAAAATACCTGGGAAAAAGGTCAACAGTTTGCATACCGCGATAGAAAAGCGAAAAAAAGAACATTCCGTGCATTGTGGATTCAGCGTATTAACGCTGCAGCGCGATTGGAAGGAATGTCGTATTCACAATTCATGGGATTGTTAAAAAAGAACGACATTGAAATTAACAGGAAAGTTTTAGCTGATTTGGCTATGAACCAACCTGAGGCGTTCAAAGCAATCGTAGAAAAAGTAAAATAA